Proteins encoded within one genomic window of Methanosarcina barkeri str. Wiesmoor:
- a CDS encoding pentapeptide repeat-containing protein has translation MGISGKTHLRGANLIGAKLQGADLQEADLVKTNLEGADLRGANLKKADLRGANLSDTHLLEGKGANLQEANLQEANLQGASLVKTNLEQANLEGANLQLANLHLANLKGANLKKANFQVANLEGAHLQGTNLEEADLYGAGLQEANLQEANLRGANLYGADLHKAYLLKADLEGAKLEGTNLTGVHDLSIEQASKVKTLYNAKLDEEILIPLKEKYPALFEKNGK, from the coding sequence ATGGGTATATCGGGGAAAACACACCTTAGGGGAGCTAATCTTATAGGAGCTAAACTTCAAGGAGCGGACTTGCAAGAGGCTGACCTTGTAAAAACTAACCTTGAAGGAGCTGATCTTCGGGGAGCTAATCTTAAAAAGGCTGACCTTCGAGGAGCCAACCTTTCAGATACTCACCTTCTTGAAGGTAAAGGAGCTAATCTTCAAGAGGCTAACCTTCAAGAAGCTAATCTACAGGGAGCTAGTCTTGTAAAAACTAATCTTGAACAGGCTAACCTTGAAGGAGCTAATCTTCAACTGGCTAACCTTCATCTGGCTAATCTTAAAGGAGCTAACCTTAAAAAGGCTAACTTTCAAGTGGCTAATCTTGAGGGAGCTCACCTGCAGGGAACTAATCTTGAAGAGGCTGACCTGTATGGAGCTGGCCTTCAAGAAGCAAATCTTCAAGAGGCTAACCTTAGAGGCGCTAATCTCTATGGGGCAGACCTTCACAAAGCCTATCTTCTGAAAGCTGATCTTGAGGGAGCTAAGCTTGAAGGGACTAACCTTACAGGAGTTCATGATTTATCCATTGAACAAGCTTCTAAAGTGAAAACACTTTATAACGCAAAGTTAGACGAAGAGATCCTGATTCCATTAAAGGAGAAGTATCCTGCCCTGTTTGAAAAAAACGGGAAATGA
- a CDS encoding PAS domain-containing protein produces the protein MKSGNRISGIDIIGNVPWGIHFCQFYRTKEDLMDILVPYFKAGLEDNEYCLWVISEPVDEEEAKEALKIAIPDIGAYIENGQIDIVPYPYWHVEEDVLDPQTVLNRLTEKTSKALANGYDGLRYSGNNFSGHEKLLDSVIGRYPIIALYTYPIDKYSAVEILDIVANHQFALTKKEGKWEHIECSCQKSNKECKQVEEALSASEERFRTLVTASSEMVYRVSPDWSEMRYLYGRGFLANTESPNRNWLQEYVLPEDQTHVMTVINEAIRTKSTYELEHRVRLADGSFGWIFSRAVPMLDANGEIVEWFGTASDITERKKVEAKLKDTLDNLDKLVKERTVELQNAYDSLKQSEKSLAEAQEIAHLGNWEMDFASNEFRWSDEMYRIFGLTPQELKVNYGIFLSFVHPDDRDCIDNAAKNALNGKPADIDFRLILANGEERIVHAKSEVVFDEKNNPVRVRGTTQDITEHKKAEEALAKVEQIRIKEIHHRIKNNLQVISSLLDLQSETFFNREICKTQEVVEAFRESQDRVASMALIHEELYKGDNIDTLDFAAYLNKLTEDLFNSYDLGNKSIRLKLNLDQIYLGMDTAIPLGIIVNELVTNSFKHAFPEGRKGEIQVNLRRNETSAAQSEMSSPDKGCKDNFNYILEVSDNGKGIPKVIANKSSNSLGLQLVNILVEQIDGCLEIKSGIGTQFTIWFNNMGI, from the coding sequence ATGAAAAGCGGCAACAGAATTTCTGGTATTGATATTATTGGGAATGTACCATGGGGGATACATTTCTGCCAGTTCTACAGGACAAAAGAAGATTTGATGGACATACTTGTTCCCTATTTCAAAGCAGGACTTGAAGATAACGAGTATTGTTTATGGGTCATATCAGAACCTGTAGATGAAGAAGAAGCAAAAGAAGCCTTGAAAATAGCTATTCCTGACATTGGCGCTTATATAGAAAACGGGCAAATCGACATTGTTCCCTATCCTTACTGGCATGTAGAAGAAGATGTTTTAGATCCACAAACGGTATTAAATCGCTTGACTGAAAAAACCAGTAAGGCTCTCGCCAATGGATACGATGGCTTGAGGTATAGTGGGAACAATTTTTCTGGTCACGAAAAATTACTGGATTCTGTTATAGGCAGGTACCCAATAATAGCGCTTTACACCTATCCAATTGACAAATACAGTGCAGTTGAAATTCTGGACATCGTTGCAAATCACCAGTTCGCTTTGACTAAAAAAGAAGGTAAATGGGAGCACATAGAATGTTCCTGTCAGAAAAGTAATAAGGAATGCAAGCAGGTTGAGGAAGCGCTGAGTGCAAGTGAAGAGCGGTTTCGTACTCTGGTGACTGCCAGTTCAGAAATGGTATATCGTGTAAGCCCGGACTGGAGCGAAATGCGTTATCTCTATGGTCGAGGTTTTCTTGCCAATACGGAAAGTCCAAATCGGAACTGGCTTCAGGAATATGTTCTTCCGGAAGATCAAACGCATGTGATGACTGTTATCAATGAAGCTATCCGGACAAAGAGCACTTACGAACTGGAACATCGAGTCCGTCTAGCAGACGGCAGTTTCGGATGGATTTTCTCGCGTGCGGTTCCGATGCTGGATGCTAATGGCGAAATTGTTGAATGGTTTGGTACCGCCAGTGACATCACAGAGCGCAAAAAAGTGGAAGCTAAACTGAAGGACACACTTGACAATTTAGATAAACTTGTTAAAGAACGTACAGTAGAACTTCAAAATGCTTATGATTCATTGAAACAGAGTGAAAAAAGTCTTGCAGAAGCTCAAGAAATAGCTCATCTTGGAAACTGGGAAATGGACTTTGCAAGCAATGAATTTCGTTGGTCTGACGAAATGTATCGTATTTTTGGACTTACGCCGCAAGAACTGAAAGTAAATTACGGTATCTTCTTAAGTTTCGTGCATCCGGATGATCGAGACTGTATAGATAATGCCGCTAAGAATGCATTAAATGGAAAGCCTGCTGACATTGATTTCAGGCTAATTCTAGCGAATGGAGAAGAACGCATAGTTCATGCGAAATCTGAAGTTGTTTTCGATGAGAAAAATAATCCTGTTCGGGTTAGAGGAACAACTCAAGATATAACAGAGCATAAAAAGGCAGAAGAAGCTCTGGCAAAGGTAGAACAAATCCGCATAAAGGAAATTCACCACAGGATTAAGAATAATCTGCAGGTAATTTCATCCTTACTCGATCTTCAATCAGAAACATTCTTTAACCGTGAAATTTGTAAAACTCAGGAAGTTGTTGAGGCTTTTAGAGAAAGTCAGGATCGTGTAGCTTCAATGGCTCTTATTCACGAAGAGCTGTATAAAGGCGATAATATTGACACCCTTGACTTTGCAGCTTATTTAAATAAACTAACTGAAGATCTTTTCAATTCATATGATCTTGGAAATAAAAGTATCAGGTTGAAGTTGAACCTTGATCAGATATATCTTGGCATGGATACTGCAATCCCTCTTGGAATTATTGTAAATGAGCTAGTTACAAATTCTTTTAAGCATGCTTTTCCTGAAGGACGGAAAGGAGAAATCCAGGTGAATCTACGCAGAAATGAAACTTCTGCTGCCCAGAGTGAGATGTCCAGTCCAGATAAAGGTTGCAAAGATAACTTCAATTACATATTAGAAGTATCGGATAATGGGAAAGGAATTCCAAAAGTGATAGCCAATAAGAGTTCAAATTCCCTTGGGCTCCAGCTAGTAAACATTCTTGTTGAACAAATAGATGGCTGTTTAGAAATTAAAAGTGGTATAGGTACGCAATTCACTATCTGGTTTAACAATATGGGAATATAA
- a CDS encoding inorganic diphosphatase, with protein sequence MTERQVESVLIEIPKGSRNKYEYDKEKKVIKYDRMLFSSMVYPSDYGFFPDTLALDGDPLDAMVLTWEPTFPGCIIDVHLVALFDMEDDKGRDQKILCVPKNDPMWNYIETVEQVPPHLFKEITNFFQTYKNLEEKRVKVIGWKDLETAVAVLQEAKDRYIEQKK encoded by the coding sequence ATGACGGAAAGACAGGTTGAAAGTGTACTTATCGAGATCCCGAAAGGAAGCCGGAACAAATATGAATATGATAAAGAAAAGAAAGTAATTAAATACGACAGAATGCTTTTTTCTTCAATGGTATATCCCTCAGACTATGGTTTTTTCCCAGATACCCTAGCTCTTGACGGTGATCCTTTAGATGCCATGGTTTTAACTTGGGAACCTACATTTCCGGGATGTATAATAGATGTACATCTTGTGGCACTATTTGATATGGAAGATGATAAAGGAAGAGATCAAAAAATACTCTGTGTTCCAAAGAATGACCCTATGTGGAATTATATTGAGACAGTTGAGCAGGTTCCGCCTCACCTATTTAAAGAGATTACTAACTTTTTCCAAACTTACAAGAATTTAGAAGAAAAACGCGTAAAGGTTATTGGTTGGAAAGACCTCGAAACAGCAGTCGCTGTACTTCAGGAAGCTAAAGATCGATATATTGAACAAAAGAAATAA